A genome region from Brachymonas denitrificans includes the following:
- a CDS encoding glycosyltransferase family 4 protein, whose protein sequence is MNANIVKTICLVGNFSSTMINFRKELIIELVANGHRVYCLVADFDQQGIAKIESWGAKPIRHALDAKGLNPIKDLKATFDLAKIFRQINPDVVMSFFVKPVIFGSVAAKLAGISRIVGMIEGLGNSFANLPNGISRKAIVIQKIQIWLYRLSLPLLDAIVFLNPDDKRELLEKQKIKVKFSCVIGGIGVDLNTFKHTPVTNSDKQVFLFVGRLLREKGIFEFLEAAKIVKQSHANAEFIVVGGFDDKNPFAPKSDDLKEYFKSDIVRYVGEVINITDWLKGCSVFVLPSYREGVPRSTQEAMAIGRAVITTDVPGCRETVQDGVNGFLVPPFSAEALAEKMIFLIKNPNLVRSMGEISRRMAEQKFDIDIVNEKLCTLMFNEEK, encoded by the coding sequence ATGAATGCAAATATAGTGAAGACCATATGTCTGGTGGGAAACTTTTCTTCGACAATGATAAATTTTCGCAAAGAATTGATAATTGAACTGGTTGCAAATGGCCACAGGGTCTACTGTTTGGTCGCAGATTTTGACCAGCAAGGTATAGCTAAAATTGAGAGTTGGGGCGCTAAGCCAATCCGTCACGCACTAGACGCTAAGGGCCTAAATCCGATTAAAGACTTGAAAGCCACCTTTGATTTGGCGAAAATCTTTCGTCAAATCAACCCAGATGTAGTCATGTCATTTTTTGTTAAGCCTGTTATTTTTGGCTCGGTTGCGGCAAAACTAGCTGGGATTTCAAGAATAGTTGGAATGATTGAGGGTTTGGGTAATTCGTTCGCAAATTTGCCTAATGGGATTTCGCGAAAAGCCATCGTAATTCAGAAAATTCAAATTTGGCTATATCGACTTTCTTTGCCTCTGCTCGATGCCATCGTTTTTCTCAATCCAGACGACAAAAGAGAGTTGCTTGAAAAACAGAAAATTAAAGTAAAATTTTCTTGTGTAATTGGTGGCATTGGTGTTGATCTCAATACGTTTAAGCACACGCCTGTAACCAATAGCGATAAACAAGTTTTCTTGTTTGTTGGGCGACTACTTAGAGAAAAAGGGATATTTGAATTTTTAGAGGCTGCAAAAATTGTTAAACAGAGTCATGCGAATGCGGAGTTTATTGTTGTAGGTGGATTCGATGATAAAAATCCTTTTGCGCCTAAGAGTGATGATCTGAAAGAATATTTTAAAAGCGATATAGTAAGATACGTAGGAGAAGTGATAAATATTACTGATTGGTTGAAAGGCTGCTCAGTTTTTGTCCTGCCCTCATATCGTGAGGGTGTGCCGCGGAGCACTCAAGAGGCAATGGCAATAGGGCGAGCCGTTATTACAACAGACGTACCGGGATGTCGTGAGACTGTTCAAGATGGCGTCAACGGATTTTTGGTGCCGCCCTTTTCTGCCGAAGCATTGGCTGAGAAGATGATTTTCCTTATTAAAAATCCAAATCTAGTACGGTCAATGGGTGAGATTAGTCGGCGAATGGCAGAGCAAAAATTTGATATAGACATAGTTAATGAAAAACTGTGTACGTTGATGTTCAATGAAGAAAAGTAG